A genomic region of Miscanthus floridulus cultivar M001 chromosome 3, ASM1932011v1, whole genome shotgun sequence contains the following coding sequences:
- the LOC136543299 gene encoding protein FAR1-RELATED SEQUENCE 5-like gives MAATLSKVWKGVVHLWCKWHVFKDAKAKLGPKYKKGSSFRKEFHRIINDIMTIDEFERAWDLMLGRYDLRGNGAEDRAEFDTKIVRNVRKRVWPIEEHAMTFYTAALYDLFRKEVDKSTDYFAVEKTKNKQFDVVYVKPDRKLPWAREKFTVVINNGVKVMTVNVMVQLGISEVPKAHILKRRTRKARDLLPGELRCYQQDTLCVESMTYRHTYLYVNAIEVVQDGNKDMGAFDIAAKYLKKAQKKLREYYKAKENDKCTPATNRVVMQSNYYTTDSDTGVDSGSEKEAGLGNSYGAAGSSAMMSDSELLKLRAPAFKRPTRRPIQIRKRGFLETYGKKRKRKSDNDFGIGTGAPIINNEEPNQKKKKIRCSECQIPGHNATNCRKKHVDLNTEIPKF, from the exons ATGGCTGCTACCCTGTCTAAAGTTTGGAAAGGTGTAGTGCATCTTTGGTGCAAATGGCATGTTTTCAAGGATGCAAAGGCAAAACTGGGACCAAAATATAAGAAAGGTTCTTCTTTTAGGAAAGAATTCCATAGAATAATTAATGACATAATGACAATTGATGAATTTGAAAGGGCATGGGATCTTATGTTAGGTCGTTATGATCTTagaggcaatgg GGCAGAAGATCGAGCAGAGTTTGATACAAAAATT GTCAGGAATGTAAGGAAGCGTGTATGGCCAATAGAAGAGCATGCTATGACATTCTACACAGCTGCTCTATATGACCTGTTCCGCAAGGAGGTCGATAAATCGACCGACTACTTTGCTGTAGAGAAGACAAAGAACAAACAGTTTGATGTTGTGTATGTTAAACCAGACAGAAAACTACCTTGGGCTAGAGAGAAGTTCACTGTTGTGATTAACAATGGGGTGAAAGTTATGACTGTGAAT GTCATGGTGCAATTGGGTATTTCTGAAGTTCCAAAAGCACACATCCTTAAACGGCGGACTCGTAAAGCTAGAGACCTTCTACCAGGAGAATTGAGGTGCTACCAGCAGGACACGCTGTGTGTGGAATCGATGACATACCGCCACACTTATCTCTATGTCAATGCAATTGAAGTAGTGCAAGATGGTAACAAAGATATGGGTGCATTTGACATAGCAGCAAAGTATCTTAAGAAGGCTCAGAAAAAGCTTAGAGAATATTACAAGGCTAAAGAAAATGACAAGTGTACACCAGCTACAAATAGAGTTGTCATGCAAAGCAATTACTATACAACTGATAGCGATACTGGTGTTGACAGTGGATCAGAGAAAGAGGCAGGACTTGGCAATAGTTATGGCGCTGCAGGTTCAAGCGCTATGATGAGTGATTCAGAGTTGCTGAAGCTTAGGGCTCCTGCATTCAAAAGGCCCACAAGAAGGCCAATACAAATTCGTAAAAGAGGTTTCTTAGAAACCTATGGGAAGAAGCGTAAGAGAAAATCAGACAATGATTTTGGTATTGGCACTGGAGCTCCTATCATCAATAATGAAGAACcaaatcagaagaagaagaagattcgTTGTAGTGAGTGCCAAATTCCTGGGCACAATGCAACAAACTGCAGGAAGAAGCATGTTGATCTGAACACTGAgatcccaaaattttaa